In Pirellulales bacterium, the sequence GGCAGGGGCAGTGGTCAGAAGCTATTCGGCACGGCGAAGTTTTATAGATCACACCATTCTTTCTCCGCGTCTCCGCGTGAGCTGTTTGTTGCTTAGTTTTCGACGATGGTTTCGCGGATGACTTCATCGATGGTGGTGGTGCCGTTGTAGGCCATGTCGAGGCCGGTATCGCGGAGCGTGACCATGCCGTGGCGGCGGGCCACTTCGCGCAGCTCGTCGGTAGCGGCGTTGCGCACGATCATGTCGCGGAGGTCGTCGTCCATGATGAGCAGCTCGAACAGGCCGACGCGTCCCTTGTAGCCCGTGTGGTTACAGGCCTCGCAGCCGGCGCCGCGGTAGAACTTCTTGCCGATGATGTCTCCGGGATCGAGTTGGAGATCGGCCAGCATCTCGGCCGAGGGAGTGGTTTCCTCGCGGCAGCCGCTGCAGATGCGGCGCACGAGTCGTTGGGCGAGGATGGCCTCGACCGTGGCGGTGATGAGAAACGGCTGCACGCCCATGTCGCGCAGACGAGTGACGGTGCTGGGGGCATCGTTCGTGTGCAGGGTGCTGAAGACCATGTGCCCGGTGAGCGAGGCCTGCACGGCGATTTCCGCCGTTTCGACGTCGCGAATCTCGCCGACGAGGATCTTGTCGGGATCTTGCCGCAGAATGGCACGGAGACAGGAGGCGAACGTGACGCCGATGGAGGAATCGATGGGCACCTGCACGATCCCGTCGATGTCGTACTCGATGGGGTCCTCGGTGGTGATGAGCTTGTCGTGGATATCGTTCAGCTCGTTCAGGGCCGAGTAGAGGGTGGTGGTCTTGCCCGAGCCGGTCGGCCCGGTGACGAGCACGATGCCGTTGGGCTTGGCGATCACGTCGCGGAACTTGCGGAGCGTGACGGCGTCCATGCCCACGGCGTTGAGATCCAACTGCACGACGGAGCGATCGAGGACCCGCATGACGACGCTTTCGCCGAACATGGTGGGGAGGACGGCGACGCGGAGATCGACGGGATGTCCGCCGACGTTGAGCTCGATGCGGCCGTCTTGCGGCAGGCGGCGCTCGGCGATGTCGAGGTTGGCCATCACCTTGATGCGGGTGGTGATGGCGAACGCCAGGTGGCGTGGCGGGGGGACCATCTCGTAGAGCACGCCGTCGGCCTTGATACGAATCTTGAATTCGTCTTCGAACGGCTCGAAGTGCAAGTCGCTGGCGTGCTCGCGAATGGCCAGCAGCAGGACCATGTTGAGGAGCTTGCGGACCGGGGCGCTATCGGCCAGGGCCTCGACGCTGGTCAGGTCGATCGGCCCTTCTTTGGAAAGCTTCTCGGCGGCCCGGATCAGCTCTTCGTCATCTTCGAGGCCGCTGACGATGCTCTCGACGCTGTCGGTGGCGCCGGCGTAGTAGCGATCGAGCGCGGCGAGCACGTCCCGTTCGGTGGCGACGACGGCGCGGACGTCGTAGCCCAGGAAGTTGCGCAGCTCGTCGAGCACGGAGAGCTTCTGCGGATCGCACATGGCGATCGTGAGGGTGTTGTCGCGGAAGCTGATGGGCACGATGCGATAGAGCTGCGCCATCGGCTCGGTGACGTAGGTGAGCACATCGGGCGGAATCGAGGTATCGGCCAGGCTGATGGCCTGCATGCCCATCTGTTCGGCCAGGGCCTGGGCGAGCTGCTCGTCGCTGATGAGGCTCATCGACTCGGCGACCTTGCCCAGCAGCATGCCGGGGCGCTGCTGTTGTTCTTCGAGCAGCATTTCGAGCTGCTCGTCGGTGATGAAACCGAGGTCGACGAGGATCTGTCCGAGACGTCTGATGGCCATGAATGAGTGAGTGAGCAGGGGTTAGTGGTCAGGGGGCAGTTGTCAGGCACGGGGTGCCTGACCTTGGTTTCTGGTTGAATCGTTTGGCATGCCCACCCCGCCGTGCGGTGAGGGCATGGCACCCAGTCATTTTTCTTTTTGTCTTTGCGCCTTCGCGTCTTTGCGTTGAATCGTTCTTTTGTCAGGTACGGGGTACCTGACCTACACAAGCCAGCAGTGCCACACGAATTACTTTTTCTTGCCTTTGTCGTCGTCCTCGTCCTGGCGGCGGGCGGCGTCGTCTTCGTCCTCGAAGATGCCCTTCTCGGCCTGCATGATGCGCCGGGCGAGATCGTCGGGCTTGTTCGACTTGACCATCACGTCTTCCTTGGTGCATTTGCCGCTGCGCCACAGCTTGAAGAGGTTGTCGTCCAGCAGTTGCATGCCGTACTTGGCCCCCGTTTGAATCGCCGACGTGATGCGGAAGGTCTTGTTCTCGCGAATCAGGTTGGCGATGGCGGGGGTGACGACGAGCATCTCGAACGCCGCGGCACGGCCACCACCGATCTTGGGAATCAGCGCCTGCGAGAGGACGCCGATGAT encodes:
- the tadA gene encoding Flp pilus assembly complex ATPase component TadA produces the protein MAIRRLGQILVDLGFITDEQLEMLLEEQQQRPGMLLGKVAESMSLISDEQLAQALAEQMGMQAISLADTSIPPDVLTYVTEPMAQLYRIVPISFRDNTLTIAMCDPQKLSVLDELRNFLGYDVRAVVATERDVLAALDRYYAGATDSVESIVSGLEDDEELIRAAEKLSKEGPIDLTSVEALADSAPVRKLLNMVLLLAIREHASDLHFEPFEDEFKIRIKADGVLYEMVPPPRHLAFAITTRIKVMANLDIAERRLPQDGRIELNVGGHPVDLRVAVLPTMFGESVVMRVLDRSVVQLDLNAVGMDAVTLRKFRDVIAKPNGIVLVTGPTGSGKTTTLYSALNELNDIHDKLITTEDPIEYDIDGIVQVPIDSSIGVTFASCLRAILRQDPDKILVGEIRDVETAEIAVQASLTGHMVFSTLHTNDAPSTVTRLRDMGVQPFLITATVEAILAQRLVRRICSGCREETTPSAEMLADLQLDPGDIIGKKFYRGAGCEACNHTGYKGRVGLFELLIMDDDLRDMIVRNAATDELREVARRHGMVTLRDTGLDMAYNGTTTIDEVIRETIVEN